The following are encoded in a window of Cupriavidus oxalaticus genomic DNA:
- a CDS encoding patatin-like phospholipase family protein translates to MLASAGAHPASPFDQVVFAGGGNRCWWQAGWWDTVAPELQLRPRVIAAISAGAATACMVYAHDSHQTMDYYREVLSNNRRNAYWGNLLRSERVFPHYGIYRTALLTIFGDGRLSYLQQAPEIRIGVAHIPRWSGPRLAVAAGLLAYNIDKHVLKTLHPRLGRKLGFRPEFVRAQDCASPEQLADLLLQSASTPPFTPVLRRAGRPVLDGGLVDNVPVDALDTAPGNVLVLVTRLYPRPRRFVQEHVFEQGGQRRLYLQPSERVPISSWDYTRPDAMTHAYELGRRDGETFLREWPSILNTELRPAA, encoded by the coding sequence ATGTTGGCCAGCGCCGGCGCTCATCCCGCCAGTCCCTTCGACCAGGTCGTCTTTGCCGGCGGCGGCAACCGCTGCTGGTGGCAGGCGGGCTGGTGGGACACGGTCGCGCCCGAACTGCAGCTGCGCCCGCGCGTGATCGCGGCCATCTCGGCCGGCGCGGCCACCGCGTGCATGGTGTATGCGCATGACTCGCACCAGACCATGGACTACTACCGCGAGGTGCTGTCCAATAACCGCCGCAATGCCTACTGGGGCAACCTGCTGCGCAGCGAGCGCGTGTTCCCCCACTACGGCATCTACCGCACCGCGTTGCTGACGATCTTTGGCGACGGCCGCCTTTCATACCTGCAGCAGGCGCCCGAGATCCGCATCGGCGTGGCGCATATCCCGCGCTGGAGCGGCCCGCGGCTGGCGGTGGCGGCGGGGCTGCTGGCGTACAACATCGACAAGCATGTGCTCAAGACGCTGCACCCGCGGCTGGGGCGCAAGCTTGGCTTCCGGCCCGAGTTCGTGCGCGCGCAGGACTGCGCCTCGCCCGAGCAGCTGGCCGACCTGCTGCTGCAGTCGGCGTCGACGCCGCCGTTCACGCCGGTGCTGCGCCGCGCCGGCCGGCCGGTGCTCGACGGCGGCCTGGTGGATAACGTCCCGGTCGATGCGCTCGACACCGCGCCGGGCAATGTGCTGGTGCTGGTCACGCGGCTCTATCCGCGCCCGCGCCGCTTTGTGCAGGAACACGTGTTCGAGCAAGGCGGCCAGCGCCGCCTGTACTTGCAGCCATCGGAGCGCGTGCCGATCTCGAGCTGGGACTACACCCGGCCCGATGCCATGACGCACGCCTACGAACTCGGCCGCCGCGACGGGGAAACTTTCCTGCGCGAGTGGCCGTCGATCCTGAATACCGAACTGCGGCCGGCCGCCTAG
- a CDS encoding PaaI family thioesterase, translating into MSEASPQLALADIDATLERVLAPWVRQLGLRAEAVDAKGVTLRLPFNESFRHAGGVVCGQVLMSAADTAMIVAVASALGGFRPMTTVSLTTNFMRPVIDGDVVVRANVLRLGKTVVFGEIELTGTDGKLAVQATTTYALL; encoded by the coding sequence ATGTCTGAAGCTTCACCGCAACTTGCCCTTGCCGACATCGACGCCACGCTGGAGCGCGTGCTGGCACCCTGGGTGCGCCAGCTCGGCCTGCGCGCCGAAGCCGTCGATGCAAAAGGCGTAACGCTGCGCCTGCCTTTCAACGAATCATTTCGCCACGCGGGTGGCGTGGTCTGCGGGCAAGTGCTGATGTCGGCGGCCGACACCGCCATGATCGTCGCCGTCGCGAGTGCGCTCGGCGGCTTCCGTCCGATGACCACGGTTTCGCTCACCACCAACTTCATGCGTCCCGTGATCGACGGCGACGTGGTGGTGCGCGCCAACGTGCTGCGCCTGGGCAAGACCGTGGTGTTCGGCGAGATCGAGCTGACCGGCACCGACGGCAAGCTGGCAGTGCAGGCCACCACCACCTACGCGCTGCTCTGA
- a CDS encoding response regulator, with the protein MRILLVEDEVELARWVARALEQGGFVIEHVADGLQAEARLQAEEYDAVVLDLRLPGKDGLAVLKSMRGRDDRTPVLILTAQDTLDERVRGLNLGADDYLPKPFAIAELEARLLALIRRSRGRAHPRLQCGTLVFDGETRSFTLDGQPLALTPRESTLLGALLARSGQPLTKAQLLDKVFSLDADVSPDAIEVLVYRLRKKLAGHGVTIVTLRGFGYLLEPEAGR; encoded by the coding sequence ATGCGCATCCTGCTGGTGGAGGATGAGGTAGAACTGGCACGCTGGGTCGCCCGCGCACTCGAGCAGGGCGGCTTCGTGATCGAGCATGTCGCCGACGGCCTGCAGGCCGAGGCACGGCTGCAGGCGGAAGAATACGACGCGGTCGTGCTCGACCTGCGCCTGCCCGGCAAGGACGGGCTGGCCGTGCTCAAGTCGATGCGCGGGCGCGACGACCGCACCCCGGTGCTGATCCTGACCGCGCAGGACACGCTCGACGAACGCGTGCGCGGCCTGAACCTCGGCGCCGACGACTACCTGCCCAAGCCCTTCGCCATCGCCGAGCTGGAGGCGCGCCTGCTGGCGCTGATCCGGCGCAGCCGCGGCCGCGCGCACCCGCGCCTGCAGTGCGGCACGCTGGTGTTCGACGGCGAGACCCGCAGCTTTACGCTCGATGGCCAGCCGCTGGCGCTGACGCCGCGCGAATCGACGCTGCTGGGCGCGCTGCTGGCACGCAGCGGCCAGCCGCTGACCAAGGCGCAGCTGCTCGACAAGGTGTTCTCGCTCGACGCCGACGTCTCGCCCGACGCGATCGAAGTGCTGGTCTACCGGCTGCGCAAGAAGCTGGCCGGGCATGGGGTCACCATCGTCACGCTGCGCGGCTTCGGCTACCTGCTCGAGCCCGAGGCCGGGCGCTGA
- a CDS encoding TetR family transcriptional regulator yields the protein MVRRTKEEALETRHRILDAAETVFHARGVARPSLADIAQAAGVTRGAIYWHFKNKSDVFAAMCDRVHLPVEALCDPERIARQEDPLGGVRDICAYVMRQTVVNPRLRRVFEIIFHKCEMVQDNGAIFERQRQSHKEGLVKIREHLRLARERGQLPDDLDLDLAVNAFHACIGGVLAHWLFSPEDFDLDANAERMADAFIDTLKLSPALRLGYVPRPMAQLDDELSTLCEQACQKEVAGLDTSDLVP from the coding sequence ATGGTCAGACGCACCAAGGAAGAGGCGCTCGAAACGCGCCACCGGATTCTCGACGCGGCGGAAACCGTGTTCCACGCCCGCGGCGTGGCGCGGCCGTCGCTGGCCGACATCGCCCAGGCGGCAGGGGTCACCCGCGGCGCGATCTACTGGCACTTCAAGAACAAGAGCGACGTGTTCGCCGCCATGTGCGACCGCGTGCACCTGCCGGTGGAAGCGCTGTGCGATCCGGAGCGGATCGCGCGCCAGGAAGACCCGCTTGGCGGCGTGCGCGACATCTGCGCCTACGTCATGCGCCAGACCGTGGTGAACCCGCGCCTGCGCCGCGTCTTCGAGATCATCTTCCACAAGTGCGAGATGGTGCAGGACAACGGCGCCATCTTCGAACGCCAGCGCCAGTCGCACAAGGAAGGCCTGGTCAAGATCCGCGAGCACCTGCGCCTGGCGCGCGAGCGCGGCCAGCTGCCTGACGACCTGGACCTGGACCTGGCCGTCAACGCCTTCCACGCCTGCATCGGCGGCGTGCTGGCGCACTGGCTGTTCTCGCCCGAGGACTTCGACCTCGACGCCAATGCCGAGCGCATGGCGGACGCCTTCATCGACACCCTGAAACTGTCTCCCGCGCTGCGGCTCGGCTACGTGCCGCGCCCGATGGCGCAGCTCGACGACGAACTGTCGACGCTGTGCGAGCAGGCCTGCCAGAAGGAGGTCGCGGGCCTGGACACCAGCGACCTGGTGCCCTGA
- a CDS encoding sensor histidine kinase, giving the protein MRWKAATMRLGPRHPVLLWRRGSLRRQLLLLLVPALAAMMAIDTWLSYGTLRDAANRAYDRSLYGSIRTIDNAIGMAGESIQLTLPDAAMEMFESAAQTHVYYRVSLERAGKVETITGYDDLPLPAGDLVNNTPRFYDTQYLGEAVRIGVMARPVYRPDARMRVIIQVAETAEPRSALIATVWRSALARDLLLILLSAAILVGGVTYVLRPLRRVRDDVEARSPDDLAPLAFERVPSEVRPLVDAVNLHVSRSAAMAQSQAQFIADAAHQLRTPLAILKTQAEYAQRQLRDPDPEAARRAAGEAVGGIVTQLEQAARLTNQLLALARVRQHHGENAQEADAIDIIDAVAVAEQVALDYLPLARGKQQDFGWEPVPGLKLPVRADPALLREALANLVHNAIQYSPRGSRITLSATRDDETACLIVEDDGPGIPAGEREKVFARFYRRVGNAEPGSGLGLAISREMASRFGGTVELGDGAQGVGVRAVLKLPVGD; this is encoded by the coding sequence ATGCGCTGGAAGGCAGCGACCATGCGCCTGGGGCCGCGCCATCCGGTGCTGCTGTGGCGGCGCGGCAGCCTGCGCCGCCAGCTGCTGTTGCTGCTGGTGCCGGCGCTGGCGGCGATGATGGCGATCGACACCTGGCTCAGCTACGGCACGCTGCGCGACGCCGCCAACCGGGCCTACGACCGCTCGCTGTACGGCTCGATCCGCACCATCGACAACGCCATCGGCATGGCCGGCGAGAGCATCCAGCTCACGCTGCCCGACGCCGCCATGGAAATGTTCGAGAGCGCGGCGCAGACCCATGTGTACTACCGCGTGTCGCTGGAGCGGGCCGGCAAGGTGGAAACCATTACCGGCTATGACGACCTGCCGCTGCCCGCCGGCGACCTCGTCAACAACACGCCGCGTTTCTACGATACCCAGTACCTGGGCGAGGCGGTGCGCATCGGCGTGATGGCGCGCCCCGTGTACCGGCCCGATGCGCGCATGCGCGTGATCATCCAGGTCGCCGAGACTGCCGAGCCGCGCAGCGCGCTGATCGCCACGGTATGGCGCAGCGCGCTGGCGCGCGACCTGCTGCTGATCCTGCTGAGCGCGGCGATCCTGGTGGGCGGCGTCACTTACGTGCTGCGCCCGCTCAGGCGCGTGCGCGACGACGTCGAGGCGCGCTCGCCCGACGACCTCGCGCCGCTGGCCTTCGAGCGCGTGCCGTCCGAGGTGCGGCCGCTGGTCGACGCGGTCAACCTGCACGTATCGCGCTCTGCGGCGATGGCGCAGTCGCAGGCGCAGTTCATCGCCGATGCCGCGCACCAGCTGCGCACGCCGCTGGCGATCCTGAAGACGCAGGCCGAATACGCCCAGCGCCAGCTGCGCGATCCCGATCCGGAAGCCGCGCGCCGCGCCGCGGGCGAGGCGGTGGGCGGCATCGTCACGCAGCTGGAGCAGGCCGCGCGCCTGACCAACCAGTTGCTGGCGCTGGCGCGGGTACGCCAGCACCATGGCGAGAACGCGCAGGAAGCGGACGCCATCGACATCATCGACGCCGTCGCCGTGGCCGAGCAGGTGGCGCTCGACTACCTGCCGCTGGCGCGCGGCAAGCAGCAGGACTTCGGCTGGGAGCCGGTGCCGGGGCTGAAGCTGCCGGTGCGCGCCGATCCGGCGCTGCTGCGCGAGGCGCTGGCCAACCTGGTGCACAACGCGATCCAGTACTCGCCGCGCGGCAGCCGGATCACCTTGTCGGCAACGCGCGACGACGAAACGGCTTGCCTGATCGTGGAAGACGACGGGCCGGGCATCCCGGCCGGGGAGCGCGAGAAGGTCTTTGCGCGCTTCTACCGCCGCGTGGGCAATGCCGAGCCCGGCTCCGGGCTCGGGCTGGCGATCTCGCGCGAGATGGCGTCGCGCTTCGGCGGGACCGTGGAGCTTGGCGACGGCGCGCAGGGCGTTGGCGTGCGCGCGGTGCTGAAGCTGCCGGTCGGCGATTAA
- a CDS encoding AbrB family transcriptional regulator yields MSPAANRWLSAVPTLALGLAAALLCTVLHTPLPWMIGPLLAVASARMWGADLRAPAQARNAGQWVIGASLGLYFTPDVVARLVEFLPYIVAGSLFALAMGAGGALMLRRTTGVAFKTAYFSTAIGGASEMANLAERNGARIDQVAAAHSLRVLMVVVTVPAVFQYGGIHGLDTYIPGPRVVSAPGLLALVAITLGVALLVRRLNMPNPFVIGTLLAAAVLTASGIELSAIPTWMSRAGQLLIGVSLGVRFSREFLHTAPRFLSGVALYTALALAVSALFGWALAALSGAHPATMILATTPGGIAEMCITAKVLELGVPLVTAFHVIRMAFVVLATGPLYHCLKHRVAPGETA; encoded by the coding sequence ATGAGTCCTGCCGCCAACCGCTGGCTGTCCGCGGTGCCCACGCTGGCACTCGGGCTGGCCGCCGCCCTGCTCTGCACCGTCCTGCATACCCCGCTGCCGTGGATGATCGGCCCGCTGCTGGCCGTTGCCTCGGCACGCATGTGGGGCGCCGACCTGCGCGCGCCGGCGCAGGCCCGCAATGCCGGGCAGTGGGTGATCGGCGCATCGCTCGGGCTGTATTTCACGCCGGACGTGGTGGCGCGGCTGGTGGAGTTCCTGCCGTACATCGTCGCCGGCTCGCTGTTCGCGCTGGCGATGGGCGCGGGCGGTGCGCTGATGCTGCGCCGGACCACGGGCGTCGCGTTCAAGACCGCGTACTTTTCCACAGCCATCGGCGGCGCTTCGGAGATGGCCAACCTGGCCGAGCGCAACGGCGCGCGCATCGACCAGGTCGCGGCGGCGCATTCGCTGCGGGTGCTGATGGTGGTGGTGACGGTGCCGGCGGTCTTCCAGTACGGCGGCATCCATGGGCTCGACACGTATATCCCCGGGCCGCGCGTGGTCAGCGCGCCGGGCCTGCTGGCGCTGGTGGCGATCACGCTGGGCGTGGCGCTGCTGGTCAGGCGCCTGAACATGCCCAACCCGTTCGTGATCGGCACCCTGCTGGCGGCGGCGGTGCTGACGGCGTCGGGCATCGAGCTGTCGGCGATCCCGACCTGGATGAGCCGCGCCGGCCAGTTGCTGATCGGGGTGTCGCTGGGCGTGCGCTTCTCGCGCGAGTTCCTGCACACCGCACCGCGCTTCCTGTCGGGCGTGGCGCTGTACACGGCGCTGGCGCTGGCGGTGTCGGCGCTGTTCGGCTGGGCGCTGGCGGCGTTGTCGGGCGCGCATCCGGCCACCATGATCCTGGCCACCACGCCCGGCGGCATTGCCGAGATGTGCATCACCGCCAAGGTGCTGGAACTGGGCGTGCCGCTGGTGACGGCCTTCCATGTGATCCGGATGGCCTTCGTGGTGCTTGCCACCGGCCCCCTGTATCATTGCCTGAAGCATCGCGTCGCGCCGGGGGAGACAGCTTAA
- a CDS encoding ABC transporter substrate-binding protein, translating into MPLSPPLHAQSMLPAPPPGYPSGYDATIARALREGEVVIYASTDLEVAQPLITAFETRYPGIRVRYEDLNTVDLNQRFLAETAALGSGRPAPGARYADVLWSTAMDLQIKLVNDGNAQRYASPERAGLPGWAVWRDEAWGTTFEPAVIVYNRHHFAGMRAPRSRTGLARLLQENAPRWRGKVVTYDVERSGVGYLLAQQDARMGGEFWYLAQALGRAGVQLSSSTAEMVGRIASGELVMGYNLLGSYALSLMERGAAIDVIAPRDYTLVMSRVAFIARRAPRPNAARLWLDFLLSREGQALLARSTTQLYTVRTDTDSVHTAAALSERLGYALKPISVGPGLLAAQDTLRKRAFLARWHEAVRG; encoded by the coding sequence TTGCCGTTGTCGCCGCCGCTGCACGCCCAGTCCATGCTGCCGGCGCCGCCGCCTGGCTACCCCTCCGGATATGACGCCACCATCGCCCGCGCGCTGCGCGAAGGTGAGGTGGTGATCTACGCCTCGACCGACCTGGAAGTGGCGCAGCCGCTGATCACGGCGTTCGAGACGCGCTATCCCGGCATCCGGGTGCGATACGAGGACCTGAACACCGTCGACCTGAACCAGCGCTTCCTGGCGGAAACCGCCGCGCTCGGCAGCGGCCGCCCGGCGCCGGGCGCGCGCTATGCCGACGTGCTGTGGAGCACCGCCATGGACCTGCAGATCAAGCTGGTCAACGACGGCAACGCCCAGCGCTACGCCTCGCCCGAGCGCGCCGGCCTGCCCGGGTGGGCGGTGTGGCGCGACGAGGCCTGGGGCACCACCTTCGAGCCCGCGGTGATCGTCTACAACCGCCACCACTTCGCCGGCATGCGCGCGCCGCGCAGCCGCACCGGGCTGGCGCGGCTGCTGCAGGAGAACGCGCCGCGCTGGCGCGGCAAGGTGGTGACGTATGACGTGGAGCGCTCCGGCGTGGGCTACCTGCTGGCGCAGCAGGACGCGCGCATGGGCGGCGAATTCTGGTACCTGGCGCAGGCGCTGGGGCGCGCCGGGGTGCAGTTGTCGTCGTCCACCGCCGAGATGGTCGGGCGCATCGCCAGCGGCGAGCTGGTGATGGGGTACAACCTGCTGGGTTCCTATGCGCTGTCGCTGATGGAGCGCGGCGCCGCGATCGACGTGATCGCGCCGCGCGACTACACGCTGGTGATGTCGCGGGTGGCCTTTATCGCGCGGCGCGCGCCGCGGCCCAATGCGGCGCGGTTGTGGCTGGATTTCCTGCTGTCGCGCGAGGGGCAGGCGCTGCTGGCCAGGTCGACCACGCAGCTCTACACCGTTCGCACCGATACCGACAGCGTGCATACCGCCGCGGCGCTGTCGGAGCGCCTGGGCTACGCGCTCAAGCCGATCAGCGTGGGGCCGGGCCTGCTGGCCGCGCAGGACACGCTGCGCAAGCGCGCCTTCCTGGCGCGCTGGCACGAAGCGGTACGCGGTTAG
- a CDS encoding dihydrolipoyl dehydrogenase family protein, giving the protein MTERKTTPTATQGTNEPRRARQVSAAPPVERVPRARATGAGKRRNGKARDADLVVIGGGSGGVACARRAAAHGARVILVERDAIGGTCVNRGCVPKKMLSYGASWAAILSGCLSHTGGHEDWRDAIVRVNAEVARLNAGYTQRLHESGVEILRGDARVTAPDEVRVGDETIHARRILIATGARPRPLDVPGGELAASSDDVFTWQTVPASVAVIGGGYIGVEQASILSRYGVKVDLIVAGDRLLRHFDHEIGAALAEALTARGVRLHLNAEVHLLSQANGAVEVCYRPTDRPGQTEAVRAQAALAAIGRISNVQGLGLEELGVAFGDKGGIHVDKQYRSSVRKIYAVGDATDGLQLTPVATAQGRWLADRLYGRRGERADFDFVPTAVFSEPAIGAVGMTEAQAIADAGKPERIRTVVKRFVSLENRFGGTPYQSVFKLVLNARSGRVLGVHLMDNAAPEIVQALAVALRLGVRESHLQTTVQLHPTVAEELFG; this is encoded by the coding sequence ATGACCGAGCGCAAGACAACCCCCACCGCAACGCAGGGGACCAACGAACCGCGGCGTGCCCGCCAGGTCAGCGCGGCGCCGCCCGTCGAACGGGTGCCGCGCGCCCGCGCCACGGGGGCCGGCAAGCGCCGCAACGGCAAGGCGCGCGACGCCGACCTGGTGGTGATCGGCGGCGGCTCCGGCGGCGTGGCCTGCGCGCGGCGCGCGGCGGCGCACGGTGCCCGCGTGATCCTGGTCGAGCGCGATGCCATCGGCGGCACCTGCGTCAACCGCGGCTGCGTACCCAAGAAGATGCTGTCCTACGGCGCCTCGTGGGCGGCGATCCTGTCGGGCTGCCTGTCGCACACCGGCGGCCACGAGGACTGGCGCGACGCGATCGTGCGCGTCAATGCCGAGGTGGCGCGGCTGAACGCCGGCTACACCCAGCGCCTGCATGAATCCGGCGTGGAAATCCTGCGTGGCGACGCGCGTGTCACCGCGCCCGATGAAGTCCGCGTCGGCGACGAGACCATCCATGCGCGCCGCATCCTGATCGCCACCGGTGCGCGCCCGCGCCCGCTGGACGTGCCCGGCGGCGAACTGGCGGCCAGCTCCGACGACGTCTTCACCTGGCAGACCGTGCCCGCCTCGGTCGCGGTGATCGGCGGCGGCTATATCGGCGTGGAGCAGGCATCGATCCTGTCGCGCTATGGCGTCAAGGTCGACCTGATCGTCGCCGGCGACCGGCTGCTGCGGCATTTCGACCATGAGATCGGCGCGGCGCTGGCCGAGGCGCTGACGGCACGCGGCGTACGCCTGCATCTGAACGCCGAAGTCCACCTGCTCAGCCAGGCCAATGGCGCCGTGGAGGTCTGCTACCGCCCCACCGACCGCCCCGGCCAGACCGAGGCCGTGCGCGCGCAGGCCGCGCTGGCGGCGATCGGGCGCATCTCCAACGTGCAGGGGCTGGGGCTGGAAGAACTCGGCGTGGCGTTTGGCGACAAGGGCGGCATCCATGTCGACAAGCAGTACCGCAGCAGCGTGCGCAAGATCTACGCGGTCGGCGATGCCACCGACGGCCTGCAGCTGACGCCGGTGGCGACCGCTCAGGGCCGCTGGCTGGCCGACCGGCTGTATGGCCGGCGCGGCGAGCGTGCCGATTTCGATTTCGTGCCCACCGCGGTGTTCAGCGAACCGGCCATCGGCGCGGTCGGCATGACCGAGGCGCAGGCGATCGCCGATGCCGGCAAGCCCGAGCGCATCCGCACGGTGGTCAAGCGTTTCGTCTCGCTGGAAAACCGCTTCGGCGGCACGCCGTACCAGAGCGTGTTCAAGCTGGTGCTGAACGCGCGCAGCGGCCGCGTGCTGGGGGTGCACCTGATGGACAACGCCGCGCCGGAGATCGTGCAGGCGCTGGCGGTGGCGTTGCGCCTGGGCGTGCGTGAATCGCACCTGCAGACCACGGTGCAGCTGCATCCGACGGTGGCGGAGGAGCTGTTCGGCTAA